In Scophthalmus maximus strain ysfricsl-2021 chromosome 5, ASM2237912v1, whole genome shotgun sequence, the sequence CAGTAAAAGTGCATTATTTTGCTTTCAGTTGAAAAGACGCAGATGcattattgataaaaaaaacaaaaaccccagtAAAAACCGCGGTCgtgttgttaaaaaataaaatgatggttaaatgcatttttgccCATAACTGTAACCCAGCTCGAGGGAAAAATAACGCGATTCGCAAAAATCTCCGTCAGACGTGAAGCCGAAAGCCGACCTCCATGTGAGGGAGCCGCCAGGCCACGACCTTTTGAACGGTCACTCCTCCAACgatctggaggagctggaggatgaCGACGACTCGGACAGCAGCAGCCCTCCCCTTCCCTACCTACAGGCACAGGCACCAGACGGCTGCTGCACACTTGAcggtaacccccccccccccccccacaactgACAGATATTAAATCTCAACTCTTTCAGACTAAAGGACAATAACTTTTACAAAGCATCTAAGACGAAAAGAATCCAACTTTTGAGCTTGTCGATGTTAAGGATTAAATGATTAGAGAGGACGTTGATGTTTTTTGGCTAAAGAGATAAACGGATAGCTGGACCAATCTACTCCAAAGtccgtctttatttatttcttctcatACATCGCATGTGCTCGTATCCGCCTCTCCACCTCAGGATTCTGTCAGGCTGGCAAGGACCTCCGCCTGGACTCCAAAGCGACAGAGCCCCTGGACGTCCCAGCAGGCTTCGAGCTGGTCGGTGCCAAGTCCCCCAGCGTCCCCGAGCACATCCTGGTGTGCGCCGTGGACCGCCGCTTTTTGCCTGACGAGCACGGGAAAAATGCACTTTTAGGTCAGTCCGTTGTCCCGTGGCTCTGCGATAAGAGACGGAgggtataaaaaataaataaataaatgaaacaatcctgttttctctctattACATCGCCCCCAGGTTTTTCGGGAAACTGTGTAGGCTGTGGCGAAAAGGGTTTCAGATACTTCACGGAGTTTTCGAACCACATCAACCTGAAGTTATCCACCCAGCCCAAGAAGCAGAAGCACTTAAAATACTACCTGGTGAAGAATTCTCAGGGTGCTCTGTGCAAAGGCCCCCTCATCTGCTGGAAAGgtaataaaaaaaccccaacacaatCTGGTGTATAAGCTCTTCAAATCTTTCTGCGTGACACACGCGTGGCGTGCAGTGTTTTTCCCCACGTGATGTGCCTTTTACACTCAGTGTGTCACAGTTATGGCCCCTTCCCCTCTGTGCTTCTCGCAGACTGTAAAACCCGTCAGCTGTCCAGCAGTGCGTCCACCTCCAAACccagctcgtcctcctccctcagcagTAAAGAAAACGGAGGCACCAGTGGACAcagctcctcccccttttccctcTCAGGTGAGATcacgaaaacaacaacaacaacaacaacaacaacaacaactccgaGCGATCCAGTTCAAACTGTGATGAGATAGGGTTATGCAAAACCCTTTGGCcgtatttttaaatgacaatatgacatatatttatatatatatatatatatatatttcaccaaAAAACAGTGATTGCATCTGTTGGTATACGCTGACCGGTTTATGTTGTTGCCATAGAGACAGGTTGAGGTGGCTAAGCCCTGAAATCTGTGAGGTGAGCACAGTCTGACGCACCCGCTCCCGTCCACTCTGTGACAAACAGGGGACTTTGTCGGTTGGGATTCATCCCAATCAGTTGCAAGTATAGTTTGACATACAGACTGTTATTCTGGTATCTTAGTACCAAATACCAAATAATCTTTTCAGTTTATGTTCAACATTGTTATTGCCAGTCTTATGAGCAGTAGTTGTGGCACTGTCTAATATCATAATATTGCCTATAGCCATAATAGTTTCAGACTAAAGAggcagttttatttaatttgagtAGCACAATTCTTTATAGAAAACCACGTCTGTCTGACACATTTGTCACAAGAGGAATATTCAACAGGAATGTCATGTAATGTGAGCCGGAATCATATGCTGAGGTTGAAATAATTCTCGTATGACTACAAGAAAGATTCTGCCTCTTTTCAAGGAGATGCTCTTTTCTGAGCTGTCACAACAAGAGCGCCTGTTCCCtctttgattgaaaaaaaaaaaaagaaaacactcccGGGCTCCTGGTATTGATTTGTTCTGGAAGCTGCCTGTCAGCATAGATCTCACACATTAATGTGTTGGACAGCCGAGCCGTGGGGCTCGTTGTCGGGATAACGCTGTCCTGAAATCTCCTGACTGCGACCTTCAGGTACACCCAGCTCCCGCAGAGGTCACTGACACTGGCTTTAGGACGCGAGGAGGTTACGCTCTGTAACATGCACCTCCCAGCCTCTGAAAAAATTGCTGTTTAACCTGAAATGATTAATGaagggggggggttctgtttgTATTGTGCAAATGACATACTGGATACAGAGTCTGAAGTGTGTTCgcatttgacatttgacccttttattttcaaaacgaGGAGCATGAAGTCCAAAGGCAAAACAAGTGACCAATCAGAGGAATGGAGGGTGTTGAGGTTTTCATGTTATGCActccaaattattattttttttaaaaccagtcCAGTACAGAGAAACACAATCCAATAAATATGcgttaaatatatatgtatattatatatttttagattcTCCACCCACCAGAACGACGCAAGCATCCTCTGTCTTTTTCGGGAGTCAGGACCTCAGCAGAGACTGCAGTTTCCTCAAACCTTTGGCCTCTACACCCGGAAACAAGACTCTACCAATAGGTGaagcttctttgttttttttttgctcggcACGGCAATAGCTTTTCAAAGGTTCCACCAGTGAATTATATTGCCAAGTAACACTTCAAAAACCAAGCACGACAACATACATACGTTTTAGTTACACACGTTCCCGGTTGCATCCAGGCTGAGATTTGCCTGCCAATAAGCCTTTGCCTGCAAGCGAGTGACACTTCACTGGCCTTGCCCTTATACTGAGAGGGGTTGCCTAGCTACAGGTTGTTTTCTTACGTGGTTCAGCATAAGGCAGATGGATCTGTGGCTGACCGCGGAGCCAAGATTAACCTCTGCTACGGACACACAAACGCACTGGAGCGCGTGTGCACTTATTTACACACCAATCGATACTGGAGGAAGGAATGCTGTAATGACTTTTTAAGGCCCTGCTATCCATTAGCCCCTTTACAAGGTTGTGATATTGACAAGCAAAGATTACACATACCAATCAATGTTTCCGCGTATTGCACGCACGGAGAATATGAGATCGGAAGAAGTCCAGTGGGGTCATTGGCAATATCGACGATCATAAATGGGAAATCAATAAGCCGCTGTCAGTGCTGACACATTTTCATGTATTGTTCTTTCTCAGCTGACAGTAACAGTTGTGAGTTTATTTCATATCGACAttttattgatatatttattaaaatattagaCTAATATTTTTCGCCCTATTGGTGGAATGGCTCCAAGGATAGCAAGTCACTTTGACTGAACTATATCAGCAAGTACTCGATGGGTAGATATGAGTTTGCTTATACACAATTATGGCCACAACATCCGTAGTATTACCATTGAAATGAATTTTCCTTTAGTGCCATCATCAGATCTTAATTTTGTTTAGGACTTATGACTAAATATTTGCAGAGCTAAACACATTCCCAGCAGCCTCAGTTGCACGTTGTTTCTCATGCTAATAGATAATTGTTGGTATAGTAAACATTATggcagatgttttcagacatgcactgaggtcCAGACACTTTCCTGAACtcgtatgtgagaacgcaaatgtccacaccttttttattttcatttataattcCTGACAGCCCCCGAGCAAAATGTGAGaagacagcaggaaaatctgtggaagagtctgctgctgctttcttcaCGCGTGAAGCgcaaagggaaaactgaaataactgaaagcagctttattgtgtgtgcatgtgcgtgttcCCAGTGCCCACAGCTCTGAGGGTGAACGGGCCGACTAATGGTCTGGGTGTTGATGGCCGTCCTCCCTTACTCAGCCCCTCCCAGGTCTCCTTGGGGCCTCAGGCTCAGGGGTATCGCCCGGCTGATTTGGGAGACAGTCCAAGTAAGCgctgctctcttctctctgacaaAACTCGAAATATCTGTAATAAATGCAGCaagttgaatttgaattttcagGCATCTTCTGTGGCTCTATTCTCGACTTTAATGTGGTTCTGTGTGTCCGTTTGTGCTGGTCAGTATCTTCTGCCATGAACTCAGGCCCTCCAAAGAAGCGCCACCGGAGCTGGCATCCCAACACGCTGGTGCCTGTCCCACCAACAGCCGTCCCTGTTCCTGCCATCCGACCAATCGCTTGTTCCCCAGGTCAGTTCCTTTGAGCTGTTATGCATTCTACACGGCGTCAGTGTGAGCTGGATTCCAaaaggctcctttttttttagccaaTGACACTGTGCGTGCATACTGTTTGATCtgtggtgtgtttctgtgccgTTCGGAGGAGAGACTGTGTTGTTTGGCCTCCTCGGGTTTGGAGACAGAGTATGAGACATCCCCGATTTGCTCTGGTTGTTAGGGGATGATTCACCGAACATCTCCATGGAGATACAGATGGAGAGTAGCAGAAATGATTAGAAAAAACATTGCACAGTTGAAGACGATTTCTGCCACATGTTGTAATCATGGTTGTATATACGACCGGTATTTCAATTAAATTGAGCACAGCGGCCACAAATCCTCACGCAAAACTTAACCTAAGCAACAGATCAGCCGTAGGTGACTTATTCCGGTATTATCATGTCCTTCCTTTGTCTCCATCCAGGCTCTGTGTTACGAGTGTCCTCTCCTCAGCCTCCAGTAGCTCCAGTCATTCAGCCCCAGCCCGTCACCGCCGGAGCGACCGTCATCGTCCCCGACAACCTGCTCAACTCTTCGGGTGTTCGCCCTGTCATCCTCATCGGTACACGCTTTACTTCAGTGATCCGCTCCTTCCTGCCGGAACTATCAAATCAACCCGTATTTGTGTCAACCACTATCAAATCAACCTCATTCAATGTCGGACAAAAAGAGAGTGAGATTCTGATTCACCACTGAGAAGGAGCAAGTTGAACATTATCCAACTGATTATAATCAGCCCCTTTTGCAAAGTTACACAGCATTTTCTACCCTTCTACCCTATTTTTCCACCTCCTGTCACCGACCATAAATGCTAGATATTTCAGCAGATGAAACGATGTAGAAGTAAACTGAGCTCAAATATGTTTACCCTGCTCTATAGCCCAACATCCAGCCTGTGACATAGCAATGTCATGTGTGCCTAATACTAAGAGATTATTAATAAGATTTTATTAAGTTGGGACTCATTTGGACtcatttttaacttgttttgtgttgtgttaaaaCTCTACAGTATTTCTAGCCCCCGTGTGTTTCACGCTTGTCTAATGACAACCTTTCTTTTTCAGGACACGGCACTTTACCTTATTTCTATGGGAATGTGGGGGACTTGGTGGtgagccccctgctggtcagctGCTACAAGAGCAGCCAGCTGACGGAGAAAACCCTGGAGACCTTGGGCCTCAACAGGAACCAGCTGCTCAGCGTGGAGACGATGATTCTGCTCACTTTGCAGTATCTCGCACGGTTAGGTGAGCAGCGGGCACACAACCACACGACGACACCTTTCTCTCCCGTTTGAGCTTTTAACTGAAATGTTGCATGTTATCGAACACGCCGGGTAGCGGGGTGGATGACCGTGAGGTGCTGGTCTCTTattgaaacacagacacatcccTGGAAAAATAGATATCTCACTTGAACACGCACATATGACTGGGGTGATCCAAGGTACCGTTCTGATTCAGCAGCGGTTTGggtttttcaatatttcaatttttcctTCAGGCTCCGATCAGATTCCTCTgcgggaggagctggagcaggtcGTTTTGAAGGCCATGCTGTGCTGCCCCGGGGGTCCTGCCATCTCCCTGTCCCAGCTGCCCTGGTTGGCTCGGCTGGAGGCCAGCGTCTCTGGGGGCAGCGTCCAAGTCGTGGTTACCCACAACTCTTTGGGAGAGGGCATTTCTGAGTCCCTGCGCTCCCTCAGCGAGGGTCCCCACCAACAGAAGTGCCTGCCCACCTATGTGGTCATCATATGTGCCTCGAAAATGAGCAGCAACGAGTTCTGTGTGCTCGTTTTGGGTGAGTTTTGCCGCCTGGCTTCGCCATTTCAGGATTCTATTGTTTTGAccatttcaataataataatgataatttccATTAATCCAATCTAAAAATAACACAGGAAAGTACCAAGCACGGGCCTTAGCCGAGGGCATGCTGACGACCAACGAGTTCCTGAAGGAAATCAGCTATGAGCTCATCACAGGGAAAGTCAGCATCTTGGCGTCTCACTTCAAAACAACCTCTCTCGGTGAGTTCTGCATCCATAAAACAAGCGAGCTctttggttttcatgttgtctgaCGAAAGTGTGCAGTGAATCGTTTTGgtgctgctttgtttgttgATGTATGTTAAGTTTTGTGGTGTCACATCAATTTTTGATCATGTTTACAGTTTATTGTGTTGTATGAATATACAATGAGTGAAAGGGGAATATTAAGCTGTAtccctgtctctgtgtgactATGGTGACTTGTTTGTTTTAGGGGACAATCTGGATAAGCAGCTGGTGCGATACCAGCGCCGACGGAAGGGACAGGTCATCCAGCCCTTTCAAGGGGATGTCACTGACCACATCCACTCCCAGGAGGCTGCCAGCATGTCACCGCCGTCGGAAAGAGGTTAGACTGCTCTCCGTCGTACTCACTGTGCAAACTGAACTGCTCGGCTAAGTAGCCCGGGGACTGCTTTTACCAGCCAAAACAATCAGGACATATTTGACATGTAATTAGGTCATCCAATTATCTATTATTCTGCAAATATATTTTAGTTGCTCGTGGTTTGTGAGGATATGCACGAGAGGAAAAAAGGCTCAGTGCGTTGCTGTCCACTTTATTGATCTAGCCAAACTTCAAACTTCACGGCCATCCGGCATATGTGGGTCTAAATTCCAGACCACGGCCATAGTTCTGTTTCACTGCTCCTTATTGGTCAAAAGCTGTAGATTTGAACTGAACTTGTTGGCTGCAAACGAGACGCTTCTTTCAGCGTATAAAATGCAATACTTGTCAACGAGAGCAACATTCTTCTTAttccaaataataaaaattatgaatattatttttagaGCATTTTTCACGCTTGAGGACAAAGTGCGTTCCAAGTGACAAAGAGAGTAGAATTTAATAACACAAACCCATGAATCCTATTCTATACGAACATGCAAATTTGGGAACATgacagcatatatatatatatatatatataaatatatcaacaGCACTGAGCTAATACATTGAAAATGGATGTTCAAGTatgatattgttttaaataactaaaatgaaatatacaaacTGTTGTGAGCGagataaaaatatgatgaaatgtggctaaagataaatgaaatagaatggatattatttatttgagaCACTATGAAATAGTCAAATGtaatttcagtcattttaaaatatctgtaTTGCTCATGTTGTGACCGGTcgatttattttcatacattgaATCAAACAACTATATTGATGgtatgatctttttttcctcctccttcgtTTCCCCGTAGCGGAGCTCTTGAGTAAGGTATTCCAGATCTATCCGACCCAGCTGAGTGTGGCTCGCAGCCTCCTCTCTCAAGTCTGCTCCATCGCCGACTCGGGGACCCAGAACCTGGACCTCGGTCGCTTCTGTAAAGTGGACTTCCTTGTGTTGGTCCCGCCCTCTCACATTCTCGTACACCAGACGGCACAGCGCATCCGACAATCAGGTGTGTGTCCAACAGCAAATGTCTCCGCTCCATTGTTGTTTCATAAGGTGGTTACACTATTACATCAGAGTGTTGAATTGCATCATCCTTCAGTGTTTCGTCTGcgggttttttttgctcaggtGTGCTCGTGGACTTGGGAATAGAGGACGCCTCGTCAGCCTATCAGAAGTCAGACAAGTACGTGGTGCGTCTGGACAACGACGTTCACGCCAAGATGGAGGCCTTCATGAAGAAAGTCAAACAGAACCCCTACACACTGTTTGTCCTCATCCACGACAACTCGCATGTCGACCTCACGAGGTACGCCGgctccacaaacacaggaagtcaGGCTCATGAGAACTGACATTGTTTTCGCTCTGTTGATTATCTGAGGCTGTGTGAAAAAATGAGTCGTGGCTGCAGATGGAGCCTTGCGCCTTTTAATACTCTGATAAAAGTGGAGAGGGGAGAACAGCTGCCAGCAAGCGAAAACAAATGCAGGAAATCTTTAACCTTGAATTTCTGGTCAAAtgtatgtggggtttttttgtctgtccaaAGATGGACGCCTTTTGCCCGTGCCAAGATCTTCTGTTTATTCCAAGTAAACTGCTGTTTTCCCTGCCAGAAGCATAAAATagatcacttcctgttttcctgaGCACTTTTCCTTGGGGATGACCCAACACACTGGGCTTTTAAATGGCCAAACACTCAAGCTTTTATGAACCTGTGACTCAAATCAAgttcattttttgttaaatgctATCAACAGCCACGGTAGGATTTGAATCCGAGACTTTTCcccacaccctctctctctttctccagtgCTTTGTCCGGCTCCGTGTGCCACGGCGAGCTGCAGGGTCTGGCTGACCGGGTGGTGAACTGCCAGGAAGTCCTCGATGCCATGAACCTGTTGGTCCTGCAGGTCAGCTGCTTCCCATACACACTGCAGACCCGCCAGTCCCGCATCAGCACCCACAACGAGGTTCACTGGCCCGCCAACAACAGTGCGGTAGGCATTTccaatgtttgttttatgaagACATATGCAAAAGCCTACAAGCTAAAGGGTGACAGTAGAATTGGAAATACTACTGAAAAATCCAACAACTGTCAAGATATGTCGATGTAGTAAAAGTTGTGAATGGATCTGAGATATTGTTATTCTAAATGTTTTAAACTGTATCTTACCAGCCAGAGGCCAGTTTGTAATTTTAGTGGTGGAGCTACTCCACCTAGTGGACTTAAAAGGAACAGGAACACGACTGGATCATAATAAATGATAGTTGTCAATATCTTTGCTGATAATACGTCTTTCACACTGGtgcttttgatatttttaaaacgACACCAGACACAGCTTTCATTGGTTTGTCCTTCACAGCGACTAAAGaatgttgttttcatgctttgttatttattatcattattatataacAGTGAAGTATCCGACTATTCACACAACAAATCGAAGTGGTCACGAGACATTTAGCAGGATAAGAAAgctaattagtttttttcttctaatcatgtcacttaataataataataaatttgatttatattgctaaaaataaaaaaatccaagaCTTGAAAATAATAGTAGACTAGCCTGAATCATTATTATAGCTCTGCTTCAGACCCTAGAAAGATCACTCAAGTAGGTTCTTTTATGTTTGACCTACTCAGCCATGTACATGTCTCttccagcagggggagcagccTGCCAATGAGTTGTTCTACTTTGGCCTGAGGGACTACAGCAGCTCCCTGCAGTGGGGCGTGGCCAGTCCCATCCTGCGTTGTGATGACGCGTTCGAGAAGATGGTGCACACTCTGCTCAAAAGGTCAGTGCGGGGTCAACAGGGAGACATCAGCACTGCGGAGGGCTGTTGTCGTCCAAAAAGGAAATCTTTTAACACGGCTTGTCTTTCGTCCAATGGCAAATGTGGGGAAACTGAGGAGTTTCGATCATTTTCAGaaacttaaacttaaaagctctcaataaaaaaagataccCTCTTTGTTTTCCCAAGACATCCGCACCTGCACAGCATGGTGATCCGCAGCTACCTGCTGATTCAGCAGTACACGGAGGCCATGATGGCCCTGACCTCTTCCCCGTCGCTGAGAGACCACATAACCCCCGAGACTCTGGCCATGGTGGAGGACCTGATCAATGCCCCGAGCAGAGAGGGCTCCCAGGGCCGGGGCCACATGCTGCTGGTCCGCGTCCCCTCGCTGCAGCTGGCGATGCTGGCCCGCGAGCGGCTGGAGGACGTGAGGGATAAGCTGGGGCTCCAGTTGTGCTTCGCGGTGCTGCTGGGAAGTCCGGCCTCCGAGCTCAACCTGCCCAGAAACTTCACGAACCGCCTCAGGGTGAGAATGATGTGCTTTTTCCTCTTGAACCTGTTTTTCCtctaaacattttgaatattcatACAAAGGGACTCTGGCCTGTTCAAGCAAGGTGAGATAAGGAAATCAGGATCTCTGAGTGAAACACTCAAAGTTTGTATTGATATCAGGATTTAAACggaaaacagattttacttATCAGGGAATTGACTTTTATTCTCAGAACTGATTTAGTTAATttctcagttgttgttttttttctctcagaatATTGATATCAACATCAAACTTCACAGATAATATCATTAGACTTTATTCTTTCCTTCACCATTTAGAAGAACCTACTATCTCAAAATGAGGACTTAAGtgacacatttttcctttgtttatttatattatattatcagtGTCAGGTGGAACTAAGACACAGTAAACATTATGCGTTAAccgtgttttgtgttttgctgcaggCGTGGAGAGGCTGTGAGAATGAAGAGTGGGTACCGCACACCTATGAGGATCTGGAGGGGCTGCCCTGCATCGTCATCCTCACAGGGAAAGACCCTCTCGGAGAGACTTTCCCCAGGTAGAGTCATACTTGACAATACCCCACGACTTGTAAAACATGGGAAAATATTAGACTTTCTCTCACACTGGGTGTTCTCTTCTCTACAAGAGAGATCCTGTTAAGTATAGTTAACCCATTGTACAGTCTATAAAGTATATATCTTGGCtgtgcattttcaaaatcaaaggTCCGTGGGAGAGAACAAGAGAAATAAACGTAAAACCAGACAACTAGACCAACTAGACATTTTCTCAGTAACAAACCAATTCTTTACACTTCCTCCAGGTCTCTGAAATACAGTGACCTACGTCTGATAGACTCCAGCTACCTGACCCGTACAGCCCTGGAGCAGGAGGTGGGTTTGGCCTGCACCCATGTGTCCATGAGTGTCGTCCAGGAGCCAAAGAAGGCCACGGCCCGCCGGGGGGAACCAGATGGGGAGAAGGCCACCACCAGCATGAACGAcggagaggagctggaaagaCCTCAGAGCAATGGCAGCGCCGCGACTAGAACTTCTGGTGAGTCGCTAACCTCCCAGAGAAGCGGAATAtacagatgcaaacacacacttctgtaAAGAAGGTCACCTCGATAAGTCTGCATGCTGCATCTTTACATTATATTGAACTAGGAAATATGCTGCAGAGTTTTAATGCACGTTTTACTTTCTTGATGTCTTCACTCAGGTTCTTTAGCGGAGAACGGAGTGAGTTCATCTGACGTTGCAGACTCTTTCCAGAAGCCCTCCACTTCCACCTGCCTCCCCGAAGGGCCCGCCATCTCAGACATGGGCACGATGACTCAGGGGTTCAAGCAAGAGTGTGATTCCCTGGGAGGCCAGTTCTCCACCAACCCCACCAAAGTCTCCAAGGCCCCTCCT encodes:
- the greb1l gene encoding GREB1-like protein isoform X1, coding for MGNSYAGQLKSARFEEVLHNSIEASLRSSSGDPQPIFTQLYLEPEPFPGNMEDVKPKADLHVREPPGHDLLNGHSSNDLEELEDDDDSDSSSPPLPYLQAQAPDGCCTLDGFCQAGKDLRLDSKATEPLDVPAGFELVGAKSPSVPEHILVCAVDRRFLPDEHGKNALLGFSGNCVGCGEKGFRYFTEFSNHINLKLSTQPKKQKHLKYYLVKNSQGALCKGPLICWKDCKTRQLSSSASTSKPSSSSSLSSKENGGTSGHSSSPFSLSDSPPTRTTQASSVFFGSQDLSRDCSFLKPLASTPGNKTLPIVPTALRVNGPTNGLGVDGRPPLLSPSQVSLGPQAQGYRPADLGDSPISSAMNSGPPKKRHRSWHPNTLVPVPPTAVPVPAIRPIACSPGSVLRVSSPQPPVAPVIQPQPVTAGATVIVPDNLLNSSGVRPVILIGHGTLPYFYGNVGDLVVSPLLVSCYKSSQLTEKTLETLGLNRNQLLSVETMILLTLQYLARLGSDQIPLREELEQVVLKAMLCCPGGPAISLSQLPWLARLEASVSGGSVQVVVTHNSLGEGISESLRSLSEGPHQQKCLPTYVVIICASKMSSNEFCVLVLGKYQARALAEGMLTTNEFLKEISYELITGKVSILASHFKTTSLGDNLDKQLVRYQRRRKGQVIQPFQGDVTDHIHSQEAASMSPPSERAELLSKVFQIYPTQLSVARSLLSQVCSIADSGTQNLDLGRFCKVDFLVLVPPSHILVHQTAQRIRQSGVLVDLGIEDASSAYQKSDKYVVRLDNDVHAKMEAFMKKVKQNPYTLFVLIHDNSHVDLTSALSGSVCHGELQGLADRVVNCQEVLDAMNLLVLQVSCFPYTLQTRQSRISTHNEVHWPANNSAQGEQPANELFYFGLRDYSSSLQWGVASPILRCDDAFEKMVHTLLKRHPHLHSMVIRSYLLIQQYTEAMMALTSSPSLRDHITPETLAMVEDLINAPSREGSQGRGHMLLVRVPSLQLAMLARERLEDVRDKLGLQLCFAVLLGSPASELNLPRNFTNRLRAWRGCENEEWVPHTYEDLEGLPCIVILTGKDPLGETFPRSLKYSDLRLIDSSYLTRTALEQEVGLACTHVSMSVVQEPKKATARRGEPDGEKATTSMNDGEELERPQSNGSAATRTSGSLAENGVSSSDVADSFQKPSTSTCLPEGPAISDMGTMTQGFKQECDSLGGQFSTNPTKVSKAPPSLYSSSSSSSPSSSSTQRPSQSTQCSRDPKPARVSPRTVIMSRAAYNLLAGESGSQLSSFSLLPHADVAWSSPLRPIITQNLQGAEQSTYYRQWTIARQHHADYEAPSVQHPRRLLLSGPPQVGKTGAYLQFLRILFRMLIRLLEVDVYDEEEEEEEETSEVTTPGTTQWPDIEEVRKLPFDPYPRDPKFKKASPVFSDKMPKCLRDFNQGGESQTTATRETKSIRLSRFAAHNAFHHCEQCHHYCEAGPAMQLSECTFHAFTFCSSMLGEEVQLQFVIPKAKEQHFVFSQQGSHLESMRLPLISSNDPDLLKSPIFTPTTGHQEHGLLNIFHAMEGASHVHILVVKQCELHHYRKYWPNHILLVLPAMFNNAGVGAARFMIKELSYHNLELERNRLEEQGVKRQDAWPFIVMMDDSCVLWNVQQSADVSESSDGSSTLINVSLKTVLQHMEATPKISLYAMCGARKWSSSLARRSPSHPFSRCHLHDFVMLNVDLTQNVQYDLNRYSCEEVDFNLRVNSSGLLLCRFNYFSLMKKHIPPGGNQDFLVKPKLMEIENPAAISPSQYVCAPDSEQTLLDAPAQFLLERFLQSCSHRLFPKAVQNRSNPVLSIDSYLNISPEISVCYFNSRPHSTNLNHQGLVFSGLLLYLCDSFVVSGLLRKFRFLKGATLCVICQDRSSLRQTIVRLELEDEWQFRLRDEFQTANCSEDRPLYFLTGRHV
- the greb1l gene encoding GREB1-like protein isoform X2, which encodes MGNSYAGQLKSARFEEVLHNSIEASLRSSSGDPQPIFTQLYLEPEPFPGNMEDVKPKADLHVREPPGHDLLNGHSSNDLEELEDDDDSDSSSPPLPYLQAQAPDGCCTLDGFCQAGKDLRLDSKATEPLDVPAGFELVGAKSPSVPEHILVCAVDRRFLPDEHGKNALLGFSGNCVGCGEKGFRYFTEFSNHINLKLSTQPKKQKHLKYYLVKNSQGALCKGPLICWKDCKTRQLSSSASTSKPSSSSSLSSKENGGTSGHSSSPFSLSDSPPTRTTQASSVFFGSQDLSRDCSFLKPLASTPGNKTLPIVPTALRVNGPTNGLGVDGRPPLLSPSQVSLGPQAQGYRPADLGDSPISSAMNSGPPKKRHRSWHPNTLVPVPPTAVPVPAIRPIACSPGSVLRVSSPQPPVAPVIQPQPVTAGATVIVPDNLLNSSGVRPVILIGHGTLPYFYGNVGDLVVSPLLVSCYKSSQLTEKTLETLGLNRNQLLSVETMILLTLQYLARLGSDQIPLREELEQVVLKAMLCCPGGPAISLSQLPWLARLEASVSGGSVQVVVTHNSLGEGISESLRSLSEGPHQQKCLPTYVVIICASKMSSNEFCVLVLGKYQARALAEGMLTTNEFLKEISYELITGKVSILASHFKTTSLGDNLDKQLVRYQRRRKGQVIQPFQGDVTDHIHSQEAASMSPPSERAELLSKVFQIYPTQLSVARSLLSQVCSIADSGTQNLDLGRFCKVDFLVLVPPSHILVHQTAQRIRQSGVLVDLGIEDASSAYQKSDKYVVRLDNDVHAKMEAFMKKVKQNPYTLFVLIHDNSHVDLTSALSGSVCHGELQGLADRVVNCQEVLDAMNLLVLQVSCFPYTLQTRQSRISTHNEVHWPANNSAGEQPANELFYFGLRDYSSSLQWGVASPILRCDDAFEKMVHTLLKRHPHLHSMVIRSYLLIQQYTEAMMALTSSPSLRDHITPETLAMVEDLINAPSREGSQGRGHMLLVRVPSLQLAMLARERLEDVRDKLGLQLCFAVLLGSPASELNLPRNFTNRLRAWRGCENEEWVPHTYEDLEGLPCIVILTGKDPLGETFPRSLKYSDLRLIDSSYLTRTALEQEVGLACTHVSMSVVQEPKKATARRGEPDGEKATTSMNDGEELERPQSNGSAATRTSGSLAENGVSSSDVADSFQKPSTSTCLPEGPAISDMGTMTQGFKQECDSLGGQFSTNPTKVSKAPPSLYSSSSSSSPSSSSTQRPSQSTQCSRDPKPARVSPRTVIMSRAAYNLLAGESGSQLSSFSLLPHADVAWSSPLRPIITQNLQGAEQSTYYRQWTIARQHHADYEAPSVQHPRRLLLSGPPQVGKTGAYLQFLRILFRMLIRLLEVDVYDEEEEEEEETSEVTTPGTTQWPDIEEVRKLPFDPYPRDPKFKKASPVFSDKMPKCLRDFNQGGESQTTATRETKSIRLSRFAAHNAFHHCEQCHHYCEAGPAMQLSECTFHAFTFCSSMLGEEVQLQFVIPKAKEQHFVFSQQGSHLESMRLPLISSNDPDLLKSPIFTPTTGHQEHGLLNIFHAMEGASHVHILVVKQCELHHYRKYWPNHILLVLPAMFNNAGVGAARFMIKELSYHNLELERNRLEEQGVKRQDAWPFIVMMDDSCVLWNVQQSADVSESSDGSSTLINVSLKTVLQHMEATPKISLYAMCGARKWSSSLARRSPSHPFSRCHLHDFVMLNVDLTQNVQYDLNRYSCEEVDFNLRVNSSGLLLCRFNYFSLMKKHIPPGGNQDFLVKPKLMEIENPAAISPSQYVCAPDSEQTLLDAPAQFLLERFLQSCSHRLFPKAVQNRSNPVLSIDSYLNISPEISVCYFNSRPHSTNLNHQGLVFSGLLLYLCDSFVVSGLLRKFRFLKGATLCVICQDRSSLRQTIVRLELEDEWQFRLRDEFQTANCSEDRPLYFLTGRHV